GAAACGGCGCCCCTGCATCCGGGAAACCTGGGCGCTGCCCCCACCCTGGTCCACCACCAGGGCGTCCTCCAGGGGCAGGGCGTTGGCCACCGCCAGCACCCCGAGACGGGCCTCCTCCTCCCCGGAAAGGAGGCTTGGGGAAAGCCCCAGGGCCAGGGCCTCCTCCAGGATCTCCCGGCCGTTTTCGCTGTCCCGGATGGCGCTGGTGGCCAGGATGCGCACCTCCTCCGGGGCCACCGCCCGGAGGAAATCGGCAAAGGCCCTCAGGGCCTTCCTGCCCCGCTCCAGGGCCTGGGGATTGATCCACCCCCGGCTAAGCCCCTCCCCCAGGGCCACGGGCTCCCGCAGCTCGTCCGCCAGGTGGAAGGAGAGGCCGGGCTCGTACTGGTACACCACCAGGCGGAAGGTACCCGAGCCCAGGTCCATGATGGCCAGGGAGCGGGACTTGACCTCCTTCTGACGTTCGTAGGGCGTAATCTTTAGCAAATGCACCTCCTGCCCGAGGCCAGCTGGCTCCAGTTTAACCGCCGGGTCCTCCTGCAGACGGAGAGGCCCGACTTTCCCCTTCTGGAGAGGATGCGCTTTCTCGCCATCTGGAACCGCAACCTGGACGAGTTCTTCGCCGCCCGCATCGCCAAACCCTTTTGGGAAAGGCGGGGAAGCCAGGACCACCGGGCCTTGCTAGAGGAGGCCTATGCCCAGGCCAGGCTGGCCTACCAGCGCTACCAGGCCCTGCTCGAGGAGGCCCGTCCCCATCTCCAGGTCCGGGAGCCCCAGGACCTGGACGAGGAGGACTGGCTCTACTTCCGGGTCTACTTGGCGGAGGTGGTGGCTCCCCGCACGGACCTCATCCCCTGGGAGGCCGCCTCCGACCTCTCCCACGGGGCCCTCTACTTCGCCTCGGAGGCGTATTTGGTGCGCCTGCCCCAGGACCTCCCCCGCCTCCTTTCCGTCCCCGGGCGGGACGGAACCTACGTGCGCCTGGGAGCCCTGATGCGCGCCCGAAGCGACCTCTTCCTGCCCGAGCCCTCCCCCCTCTACGAGCTCAGGGTGCTGCGCCTGCTGGAAAGCGAGCGGGCCCGGGCGGACTGGGACGAGCTGGCCCAGTCCCTGGAAGGGCGCCAGGAGGGGGTGGCCACCTTGCTGGTGGCGGAGGAGGGCTTCCCGGAGGCCTGGCTGGAGCAGCTTCGGCAGACCCTGGAGCTCATCCCGGAAGAGGTCCTCCTCCTGCCCCCGCCCCTGAACCTCACCCTGGTGGAAAGGCTGGTGGCCGAGGGCCCCAAGGAGTGGCGCTTCCATCCCCTCAAACCCGAGCGGCCCCGGGCCTTCCTGAAAAAGCCCCTGGCCCACCTGGAGCGAAAGGACCTCCTCCTTTACCACCCCTTCGCCGACTACGCCGCCGTGGAGCGCTTTGCCCAGGAGGCCCTCTCCCCCGAGGTGAAGGAGGTCTGGGCCACCCTGTACCGCATCGGGGAGGAAAACCCCCTGGCGGAGGCCCTCATCCAGGCGGCGCGGGCGGGGAAGAAGGTGCACGTGCTCCTCGAGGGGCGGGCCCGCTTCGACGAGCTCTTGAACCTCCACTGGTACCTGCGCTTCCTCCGGGCTGGGGTGGAGGTGCTTCCCCTACCCGAGCGCAAGGTGCACGCCAAGGCCCTTCTCCTTCTCACCCACAAGGGAAAGGGGTACGCCCACCTGGGAACCGGCAACTACAACCCGCAAAACGGCCGCCTCTACACCGATTTCTCCCTCTTCACGGGTCGGCAGGAGCTGGTGCGGGAGGTGCACGCCTTCTTCCAGGCCCTGTGGGCCAGCCATCCCGGGGAAGGGTTCCCCCCGCAGGGCCCGGGCCCAAAGGACCTCCCTCTCCAGCCTCCCCTCGCCCTCTCCCTCCTCCGCACCGGGGAGGCCATCCGGAACCTCCTGGTGGAAGAGATCACCAAAGAGGCCCATCCCAAGGGACGGGTCATCCTGAAGTTCAACCACCTCACGGACCCCGCGGTCCTAAAGGCCTTGGTCCAGGCGGCGGAGGCGGGAGCCCGGGTGGACCTCCTGGTGCGGAGCACCCTCACCCTCCTTCACCCCGCCTTCCGGGCCAAAAGCCTGGTGGGCCGCTTCCTGGAGCACGCCCGGGTGGCCGCCTTCCGGGGAGAGGGAGACTGGAGGGTCTACCTCACCAGCGCCGACGCCATGCCCCGGAACTTCCAAAGCCGGTTTGAACTGCTCTTCCCCATCCTGGACAAGGAAGGCAAAAAGCGGGTCCTCCGGGTGCTGAAGCGCCAGATCCGGGACGATCGCAACAGCTTCCTCCTGACCCCAAAGGACGAGGAGGTGCTTTGGGGAGGCCACCATGATGCGCATCGTTGGTAGAGGGTTTGCAGGGGAGGTGTTGGGGACCTTTCTTCTGGTCCTCCTCACCGTGGGAAGCGCCGCCAATGCGGTTCTCGCACCCCGGCTTTCCCCGGGGGCCTACGGCTACGACGCCCTGGCCCTGGGCTCGGGCCTGGCGGTGCTGGTGGGAGTACTGGCCAGCCGCTCCCTTTCCGGGGCCCATCTCAACCCTGCGGTTACCTTGGCCCTGGCTGCAGGACGCCTCTTTCCCTGGCGTCTTGTGCCCTTGTACCTGGCGGCCCAGTTTCTGGGTGGGCTACTGGGGGCCCTAGGAGCCTTTTTCGCCTACCGGGAAGGCCTCCTGGCCCAGGGAATGCCCAACGTGTTCAGCACGGGACCGGGTTTCCTCCGCACGGAACCCCAGGCCCTCTACACCTTTAGCGGCCCGGCGGTGGCGGAAACCCTGGGTACCTTCGCCCTCATGAGCGTGATCCTGGCGGCAGGAAAGGACGGGCGCATCGTGGCCCTTTGGCTGGCCCTCACCGTGGCAGCGGTGGGGTACGGTTTGGGAGGACCCGGGGGCTTCGCCTTAAATCCTGCCCGGGACCTTGCCCCCAGGTTTTTGGCCTGGATCCTTGGGGTGGAGGGTGCGGCCAACTCCTACCTCCTGGTCCCCGCCCTTTTCCCCATCCTGGGAGCCCTGGGAGCGGTGGCAGCGTACCGGGCCCTGGACAGGTAGAACTCCACCTGGAGTGCCCCCACGAGGCTCTTTGCGGTGTAATCGGCACTTCTTGAGGGGAAAACCGCGTTTGGCATCCCGCTAAGGATGTTGCTGGCGTTGAGGGCCTCGCTGCCCCCCCTTAAGCCCCCAAAGCATCTTCCCCCCTCGCTACCGAGGGGGGAAGTTTTGTGTTTCCATCGTGGTGGGCGGCGTAGGACTTGAACCTACGACCTCTCGCGTGTGAGGCGAGCGCTCTTCCGCTGAGCTAGCCGCCCCCAGGCCTTTTGCAGGGTAGCATGGGCCAAGGAGAGCTGTCAAGCAAAGGCCCTGACCTTCCTCTGACAGGGCCCGGGCTAGACTAAAGGCGTGGCCACGGTCCTTGTGGTGGAGGACGAGCCCGCGGTGCGGTTAGGGGTGAGGCTGGCCCTGGAGAAAGCCGGGCACAGGGTGCTGGAAGCCGCCACCGCCCAGGAAGCCTGGCCAAGGTTGCAGGAGGCCGAAGCCGTGGTCCTGGACTGGATGCTCCCCGACGAACCAGGAACCAGGCTTTTGGAAAGGATGCGCCAAGGACCTTACCCTGACCTTCCTGTCCTCATGCTCACCGCCAGGGCCGAGGTGCGGGACCGGGTGGAGGGGCTTTCCCGCGGGGCCGACGACTACCTGGTCAAACCCTTCGCCACCGAGGAGCTTTTGGCCCGCCTCGAGGCCCTCCTGCGGCGCTCGGGCAAGCGGAAGGTGCTCCGGCACGGGCCCCTTCTCCTGGACCTGGAGCGCAAGGAGGCCAGCCTGGACGGAAACCCCCTGCCCCTAACCCGGCGGGAGTTTGAGCTCCTGGCCTTCCTGGCCCAGCGCCCGGGCCGGGTCTACTCCCGGGAGGAGCTCTTGGAAGCGGTATGGGGCCATGACTACCTGGGCACCCCGAGAACGGTGGACCAGCACGTGCTCCAGCTCCGGGAAAAGCTGGGAGAGGATCCCAAGGCCCCCCGCTTTCTGGAAACCGTGCGGGGCATGGGGTACCGCTTCAGGATGGCCCCGGAGGAGGCAAAGCCCAAGGAGGAAGGGTGAGGGAACTTCTGGCCGAGGCCTGGGAGGAAGCCCTGGAGGGTCTGGTCCTACACCGGGAAAGACACGTCCTCTACCTGAACCCCAAGGCGGAGGAGCTTTTGCAGGTGAGCCGGGAAAAGGTGGTGGGCCGGCCCCTCCTCCTGGCCCTCCGCGACCACCGCCTCGAGGCCCTGGCCCTCCATGGGGGGGAGCGCACCCTGGAGGTGCGAAGCCGCACCCTGAGGGTCAGGGCCCTTCCCGGCAGGCTCTACCTCCTGGACGAAACCGAGCTAAACCGGCGCCTGGAGGCCCTGGAGGAAGCCACCCAGGCCCTGGCCCACGAGCTCCGCACCCCCCTGGCGGGGATGGGACCCCTCCTCGAGGCCCTCACCCCCAGGACCTCCCAGGAAAAGGAGGTGCTGGACCTCCTCAAGGGGGAGGTGGCCCGCCTCTCCCGGTTGGTACGGGACCTCTCCCTCACGCAACCCGGGCCCAAGCGCACCTTCCCCCTGGAAGACCTCTGGACCCGCTTGGAAAAGCTCCTCAGGGAAAAGCTCCATGGCAGGCGGGTGGAGGTCCACCTACCCCACACCGCCCACACCGATCCCGAGGCCCTCTTCCAGATTCTCCTGAACCTCCTGGACAATGCCCTCAAGTATGGGCAAGACCCCATCCGCCTCCTCTCGCGGGAGGAGGGAGGGCGGCTTTTCGTGGAGGTGCGGGACCATGGGCCGGAACTTCCGGATTACGAACCCCTCTTCCTCCCCCGCCACCGGGGGTTCCAGGGAGGAGCCGGACAGGGCCTGGGCCTTTACCTGGTGCGCCGGATCGCCCAGGGCCTGGGCGGAGAGGCTTACGCCCGAAGGGAGGGGGCAGAGAACGTTTTTGGTGTGGCCCTTCCCCTAAACTGAGGCAAGGAGGTAGCATGCGCGAGGTACTGGACAAAGCCCTAAACGAACTGGTGGAGGAAACCTTAAGGATGCTCTCCCTGGTCCGGGAGATGACCCAAAAGGCCACGGAGGCCCTGGTGGAAGGCAACCAGGCCAAGGCGGAAGAGGTGATCGCCAAGGACCAGGAAGTGGACGCCCTGGAGCTTAAGATAGAAAACCAGGCGGTCACCATCATCGCCCGGCACCAGCCCGTGGCCTCGGACCTCCGGCTCATCTTCACGGTCATCAAGGCCCTCACCGACCTGGAACGGGCCGGGGACTACGCCATGCACGTGGCCGAGGGCGCCTTCCTTCTGGCGCAAGAACCTCCCCTTAAGCGCTACGTCACCCTCCCCGAGATGGGCAAGAGGCTCCTGGAGATGATGGACACCCTAGGCAAGGCGGTGGCCGAGCGGGACCCAGGGCTTGCCCGCAAGGTGGTGGAGATGGACGACCAGGTGGACGGCCTCTACGAGGAGGTGACCCGGGAGCTCATCACCTACATGCTGGAGGACCCCCGCACCATCACCAAGGCCCTCACCCTCATGCGGGTGGCCCGCAGCTACGAGCGCCTGGGGGACCACCTGGAGAACGTGGGGGAAAGGGTGATCTACTGGCTTACCGGCGAGGTCTACAAGAACCCTGAGGACGTCTACTAGGGGGGCGAGGGCGCAGGGGAAGCCCATTCCCCCCTTCCTCCTGCCTGCCCACCACCGCAGGCTACCCCATCCTGGGCCTCGCCCATCCAACAGCCCATGAGAAGGCCTTCCCGCCCGGTGAGGGGGAGGGAGTTGGGAAACTCCCGCACAAGGCCCAGGGGGTGGAAAAGGACTAGTCCGCCTCCACCTCCTCCACCGCCTGGCGGCGGCCTGCCTTCCACTCCAGCCCCGCCCAGATGAGGTCCATGAGGTCCCCGTCCAGGACGTTCTGAGGGTCAAAGCGCATGAGGCCCGTGCGGTGGTCCTTCACGTACTGCTTGTCCAGGACGTAGCTACGGATCTGGCTCCCCCACTCGATGGGCCGCACCTCCCCCCGGAGCTTCCTGAGTTCCTCCTGCTTCCTCTTCCACTCCAGCTCGTAAAGCCGGGAGCGGAGGACCTTCATGGCCAGCTCCTTGTTCTTGATCTGGCTCCGGGTGGCCTGGCTGGTCACGGTGATCCCCGTGGGCAGGTGGACGATGCGCACCGCGCTATCCGTGGTGTTCACCCCCTGGCCCCCGTGCCCTTGGGAGCGGAACACGTCGATACGCAGGTCCTCGGGCCGGATGACCACCTCCACGGTGTCGTCCACCTCGGGCATCACCTCCACCCCGGCAAAGGAGGTATGCCGGCGCCCCGAGGCGTCAAAGGGGGAGGGACGCACCAGGCGGTGAACCCCCGCCTCGGGGGCAAGGAGGCCATAGGCGTTCTCCCCCCGGACGATGACCTGGGCGTAGTCGATGCCCGCCTCCGCCCCGGGGGTCACGTCCACCACCTCCACCTGGAAGCCCTGGCGCTCGGCGAAGCGGGTGTACATCCTAAGGAGCATCTCCGCCCAGTCGCAGGCCTCCGTGCCCCCAGCCCCAGGCTGGATGGTGAGGATGGCGTTCTTTTCCGCGTGGGGGAAGGAAAGAAGGGTTTCGTGGTAAAGATCCTCCAGCTTCCTGGCAGCCTCCTCCAGCTCGGGCCTCAAGGCCTCCCGCTCCTCCGCGGGAAACTCCTGCCAAAGCTCCAGAAGGCCCTCGAGGTCGCTCTCCAGGGACCGGAAGGTATCCACCGTGCGCCGCAAACGGGCAGCCTCCCGGCTCACCCCCTTGGCCTCCTCCGGGTTCTGCCAGAGGGCCGGGTCTTCCAGACGCTTTTCCAACTCCCTTAAACGGGCTTCCTTACCGGGGATGTCAAAGATACCCCCGGAGGTTTTCCAGGCGCGTGGCGAGAAGATCCAGGTCCATACCTTCCCCAGTATAGGGGATATAGCGGGGAATAACAAGGACCCTTCACATAACCACGCGCATATTTTATGCTATCTAAAAGGAGGTGGGTTATGGATTTGAGGCGGCTGGTGCAGGAACTCCGTACCCGCTTCCCCCAGGGCTTGGACGGGGAACGGGAGGGCTTGGTGCGCGTCCTGGAGGAAAAAGGCGCCTCTCCCAGCGAGGCCAAGAGGCTGGCCGAGGCCCTGGAGGCCCAAGGCTACGCCCACTACCTTCCCGGGGAAAAAGGCCGGTGGGTCTTCCTCTCCAAGCCCCTGGACCTCACCGCCCTCATGCGAACCCTGGACCAGGAGTACCGGGAGTTTGTGGGGGAAGGGGATGAGGAAGAGGAGGCCTTAGCCTTTCTCACCGCCAAACTGGAAGGGGATCGGGCCGTGGCCCAGGAGGTTCTGGACGCCCTACGCCTGGCAGGCTACGTGGAAAAAGGGTACAGCCTCGAGCTGGAGCGGGACCGCCTCTTCTTTCGCTTCCCTGAAGCCTTGCGCCTTTTTTCCTAAGGCATTCTCCTAGGACCCCCTAGTCCGCCGCCAGGGCCAAGGGCACCTCCGCCAGGTTCACCCTGGCCCCTAAGGCGCCTAGCCGCTCCTCCAGGTGTTCGTAGCCCCGCTCCAGGAAGTACACCCCCTCGATCTCGGAAACCCCTTCCGCCGCCAGGGCGGCCACCACCAGTCCGCCCCCGGCGCGGATATCCAAGGCCTTCACCTGGGCCCCGTGTAGGCGCTTGCCGTTCACCAAAAGGGTGCGGTCCCGCAGGTAGAGCTCGGCCCCCATCCGGGCCAGCTCCCCCACGTGGGTGAAGCGGTCGGGGTAGACCCGGTCGGTGACGGCGCTCTGCCCGGGAACCGTGGCCAGGTAGGCGGTGACGATGGGCTGGAGATCCGTGGGGAAGCCGGGGTACTCCCGGGCCTCCACGAAGAAAGGCTGGGGATCAGGCACGGCCCAAAGCCGCACCCAGTCCCTCCCCACCTCCACCCGGTGCCCGGATTGCTGGAGCTTATCCAAAAGGGCATCCAGGTGGTCGGGGCGCACCTCCGTGAGGGTGATGGACCCCCGGGTGGCCGCCGCCGCCAAGAGGTAGGTGCCGGCCTCGATCCGATCCGGGATGATGCGGTAGGTACCCCCGCCCAGCTGCCTGGCCCCCCGGATGTGGAGGATGGGGCCACCCAGGCCATGGACCTCCACCCCCAGCATCCGCAAGAAATGGCCCAGGTCCTCCACCTCGGGCTCCATGGCCGCCTGCACCAAGGTGGCCTCACCCCCCAGGGCCACCGCCAGCATGGCCTGCTCGGTCCCGCCCACCGTGGGCAGGTCGAAGACCACCCGCCCCGAAAGGGGGCGGGTCCTTCGGGCGTAGAAGGTGTTTTCCTCCTCCACCACCTCAGCCCCCAGGGCCCGCAAGGCCTTCACGTGCTGGTCCACGGGCCTGGCCCCAAAGGCGCACCCCCCGGGCAAGGAGATCCGCCCCTCCCCCACCCGGGCAAGCAGGGCTCCCCAGACGATGAAGCTGGCCCGCATCTGCCCCACCAGCTCATAGGGGGCATGGGTGTTTTGGATCTCGGGGGTGTGGAGGTGCAAGGTGCGTCCCTCCCACTGGTAGTGGGTGCCCAGGTGGGAAAGAAGCTCCAGCATCACCTCCACGTCCCTGAGCCTAGGCACCTCCAAAAGGGTGATGGGCTCGGGGGTGAGAAGGCTGGCCGCCAGGATGGGCAAGGCGGCGTTCTTGGCCGGATAAACTCGCAACTCGCCGGAAAGGGGCTGGCCTCCCTCAATCCGCAAGATCCTGCTGCCCCGCCGCGAGTCCTTGAGCATCATACACACCTTACTCAAGGTGAGGATAAAAGGGCTGGTCCACATTGTCAAGGGCATGCACCCTTTGCTACACTCTTCCAAGGGAAGGTATGCCCAAGAAGGAAAAGAAGCGGCTTCAGGTGGTCATCTCCGAGGAGCAGGACGCCCTCCTCACCCGGGCGGCCTACGCCCTTTCCAGCCCGGAAAGGCTGGTTTCCAAGTCGGAGGTGGTGCGCCTGGCCATCGCCAAGATCGTGCGGGAGCTGGAGGGCAACAAGGAGGAGCTGGCCGAGCTCCTAAAGCAACTGGAGCCCGAGGAATAAAATGACGGGCATGGTCCTGGGCGGGCGGTACCGCCTCGAGGCCTCCTTGGGTTCTGGGGGCATGGCCGAGGTGTGGCGGGCAGTGGACGAGCGCCTGGGCCGTAAGGTGGCGGTGAAGCTCCTCCATCCCCGGGCCCTTCCCCCCGAGAGGGAGCGTTTTCTCCTGGAGGTGCGGGCCCTCTCCCGCCTTTTCCACCCGGGCATCGTCCAGGTGCTGGACCTGGGGGAGGTGGAAGGGCGTCCCTACTTCGTGATGGAGCTGGTGGAGGGGGGTACCTTTGACCGCCTCGGCCCCTTTGAGGAGGGCCCCGAGGGGGAAAGGATCCTAAAGGCCGCCATCCAGGTGATGGAGGCCCTGGCCCACCTCCACGCCCAGGGCATCCTCCACCGGGACCTTACCCCCAAAAACATCCTCCTCACCAAGGAGGGGCATCCCAAGGTGATGGACTTTGGCCTGGCCTACCTCCTGCAGGAAAGCCGTCACCTTACCCGCACCGGGTACACCCTGGGCACCCCCACCTACATGGCCCCGGAACAGGCCAAGGGCCTTCCCCTTACCCCCAGGGCGGACCTCTACAGCCTGGGGGCGGTCCTCTACCGCACCCTCACCGGCAAACCCCCCTTCGAGGGGGAAAACGATCAGGCGATCCTCTTCCAGCACGTCTACGAGCCCCCCAAACCTCCCCAGACCTTGAACCCCAGCATCCCTCCTGGGGTAGCGGAGGCGGTGCTTTCCCTTTTGGCCAAGCACCCGGAGGAAAGGCCCTCCCACCCCAGCCTCTTCCAAAGCCCCCTGCAGGAGTTCCAGGCCCTCCGCCTCGCCACCCCCCGGGCCGGGTCCAGCCGCTCAGGCCACTACCCCCTGGCCCCCGACCCCCGCAGGCTTTCCCTGAAGGGGAAGGTGGAGTTGGGAGGGGAGGCCGCCTGGCCCGGAGAGATGGTCTACGCCCACGGCCGGGTCTACCTGGGGGCAGGACGGGGCCTGGCGGAGGTGGACCTCCTTTCGGGAACGGTGCGCCGGGAAAACCTCCCCGAGGAGGTCACCGCTCCCCCGGTGGTCCGGGGCGGGGTGTACGTGGCCGCCTGGGACGGCCGGGTGCGCCGTTTCAAGGGCCAGGCCCTGGAGTGGAGCGCGGACACGGGGGCGGAGGTCACCGCCGCCCCCCTGGTCCTGGGGGAGCGGGTCTTCGTGGCCAGCCGGGACGGAAGCCTATATGCCTTTGAGCGGGACCGCCTCCTCTACCGCTTCCGGGCGGGGGGCCACCTCTCCTCCAGCCCCACCTTCCACCGGGGCCTCCTTTTCCTGGCCTCGGAGGACGGGTTTCTCTATGCCCTGGATCCGGACACGGGCACCTTGCGCTACAAGGTGAAAACCGGCCCCGTGCACGCCCCCGTGGCCGCCTGCCGCGGGGTGCTCTTCATCCCCACCTGGGAGGGAGAGGTCTACGCCTTTGACCCCTTAACCCGGGAAACCCTTTGGAACACCGCGGTGGAGGGTGAGATCTGGGGCGGGCTGGCCTTGGACGAGGAACGGGTCTACGTGGCCGCCTGGGACGGGGTCTTAAGGGCCCTGGATCAGGCCACGGGGGAGGAGGTGTGGAGCCTCGAGGTGGGCAAGGTGACGGCAGGCCTTTCCTTCGCCGCCGGGCATGTGTACGTGGCCACGGAGGAGGGGCGCTTTCTGGCGGTGGACCAAAGGGGCCAGGTGGTCTTTGAGGCCACGGGACTGGGGGCGGTTCAGGTACCGCCCTTGCCCTTGGCCCAGGAGATCCTGGTGGCCAACCTGGCGGGGAAGCTCTTCCGCTTTGGCGTAGGATAGGGGCATGGAGGCGGTGAGCACGGATAAAGCCCCCCAGGCCATCGGCCCCTACTCCCAGGCGGTGCGGGCCGGGGGGATGGTCTTCGTCTCCGGCCAGATCCCCCTGAAACCCGACGGCGCCCTGGTGGAGGGGGATATCCGCGCCCAGACGGAGCAGGTCATGGAAAACCTCAAGGCCATCTTGGAGGCCGCAGGCTTAAGCCTCTCCCGGGTCGTTCAGACCACCTGCTTCCTTTTGGACATGGAGGACTTCCCCCTTTTCAACGAGGTTTACGCCCGCTATTTCTCGCCCCCCTACCCGGCCCGGGCCATGGTGGCGGTGAAGGCCCTGCCCAAGGGGGTTCGGGTGGAGGTGGCCTGCATCGCCCTGGCGGATTAGAGCACGTGGGCAAAAAAGCGTAAAATATCGGCATGGCGGTCCAGGAAAGCCAAGCGGAAGAACTTCTCCACCGCTTTCGCCAAGGGGATGTGCGGGCCCTGGCCCGGGCCCTCACCCTGGTGGAATCGGGGCACCCTGTGGGGCAGGAGCTCCTCAAGCGCCTGCGGGGACAGGCCCGGGCCAAGGTGGTGGGCATCACGGGGAGCCCGGGGGCCGGCAAGAGTACCCTCACCGACCGACTGATCCTGGAGGCCAGGAAGCGGGGGGAGCGGGTGGGGGTCTTGGCGGTGGACCCTTCCAGCCCCTTCACCGGGGGGGCCATCCTGGGGGACCGGATCCGCATGATGCGCCACCACCAGGACCCTGGGGTCTATATCCGCTCCCTGGCCTCGAGGGGAGCCCTGGGGGGCCTGGCCGGAGCCACGGTGGCCGCCTTGGCCCTCCTGGAGGCCTTTGGCTTTGACCGCATCTTCGTGGAAACCGTGGGGGTAGGGCAAAGCGAGGTGGACATCGCCCGGGTGGCGGACACCACCCTTCTCGTCCTCACCCCCGCGGCCGGGGATGCGGTGCAGGCCTTCAAGGCCGGGGTCATGGAGATCGCCGACCTCTTCGCCGTGAACAAGTTTGACCTACCAGGCGGGGAAAGGATCATCCAGGAGCTGAAAAGTGCCCTGGAGCTCTCCCCTCCCCGGCCCGGGGGCTGGCGCCCCCCCATCTACCCCACGGTGG
This is a stretch of genomic DNA from Thermus neutrinimicus. It encodes these proteins:
- the meaB gene encoding methylmalonyl Co-A mutase-associated GTPase MeaB, with product MAVQESQAEELLHRFRQGDVRALARALTLVESGHPVGQELLKRLRGQARAKVVGITGSPGAGKSTLTDRLILEARKRGERVGVLAVDPSSPFTGGAILGDRIRMMRHHQDPGVYIRSLASRGALGGLAGATVAALALLEAFGFDRIFVETVGVGQSEVDIARVADTTLLVLTPAAGDAVQAFKAGVMEIADLFAVNKFDLPGGERIIQELKSALELSPPRPGGWRPPIYPTVAATGEGVEALFEGLEAHYGHLLAHGLLEAHRLERARFEVESVIQEWGRKRTQGAGDLVARVARGELSPEEAAWALLDPKSHP